A region of the Amycolatopsis sp. cg13 genome:
CCCTACGCCGAAGCGATCGCCGCAGTACTGAACCAAAACTGCAACCTGTGGCAGATCTCCCCCGCTGCCAACGTAATCGAACGCTCCGTCATGGACTGGCTAACCAGCCTCTTCGCCCTAGGCCCGTCCTCCGGCGGCCTCCTCACCAACGGCGGTTCCGGAGCCACGAAAGACGCGATCACCGCCGCCATCGCCGACCGCAGACCAGACTTCCGCGAACGGGGCTTGCAGGAAACCCATGCGCCCCTAGTGCTTTACACCTCCGACGAAGCACACCGCAGCGTGGCCAAAGCCGCCGCCCTCCTGGGAATCGGCCTGGCCAACGTCCGCATAATCCCCACCGACGACCGTTTCCAACTCCGCGTCGACCTGCTAACCCAAGCAATCGCCGACGACCGCGCCGCCGGAAAAGAACCGTTCTGCGTCGTAGCCACCGCAGGCACAGTAACTACTGGCTCGATAGACCCAATCGACCCCATTGCCGACCTCTGCGCAAAAGAAGACCTCTGGCTACACGTAGACGGCGCGTACGGAGCCCTATTCGTCCTAGCCGATTCAACCCGCGAGGCACTGGCTCCGTTGTCCCGCGCAGACTCCATCACCCTAGACCCGCACAAGCTGCTCTTCGCCCCGCTGGAAGCAGGAGCCCTGCTAGTCAAGGACATGGCGAAGCTACGAGCAGCCTTCGCTTTCTCCTCAACGTCGTCGTACCTCACCGCGATAGACGACGCCCACCTACTCGACTACATGGACCACGGCCCGCAACTTTCCCGCAGCTTCAAGGCTTTGAAGGTCTGGGCCGCCCTGCGCACGTTCGGCGTAGGAGCCTTCCGAACAGTCACCGAACGCTGCCTGTCTTTAGCCACCCGACTAGGCGCACACATCGCCGCCGCCCCCGGCTTGGACTTGATGAACCCGGTGACACTCACCGCAGTCTGCATCCGAATGCCCGGCCGCAACGCCGAAGCACACGCAGAACTCCTCACGAGACTCCACGAAGAAGGCACCGCAATGCTGGGCCCAGCAAGAATTCGCGGCCAGGCTTGCATCCGCGCCTGCATCACGAACCACCGCACCACCGAGTCCGACATCGACCTGCTGGCCAGCCGCCTAACCGCCCTGGCTGCCCTCTGATCTGTTTTCGTGAGGGCCACCTTCAGGGACTCTGATTCCCCCAGGGTTCCCCTCACGACCCACCCAAGCCCGTGAGGCCCCCTTCACGGACCGCCCGCTCACCGCCCCCGCCACCGCGACGCACCCAATGTGGCATTCGCTGCATCAGACGCACCCAATGCCACATTGGAGCGCAAGCCCCAGCCCACTCCCGAACCGCACCGGTGCACCCAACAATCGAGGCACCCAGCCCCTCCCCCGCACCCCGATATAAAGCGTCCCTGCGGTCTGATGGTGCTTGTCAAGGCATCTTTCCCGCCTTGACAAGCACCATCAGACCGTCAGCACAATCAAGCTTCGGGGTGCCCCACGCAACCACCAAGCGATGTCGCCGCCAGGCGACGAGAAGTCACCCCACATGCACCAACGGCCTCCGATGAGGATCCGGCTCCGCCCTCCGCAACACCTCCCGAGTAACCGGAGGCACATCCCCATCCCCAAAAAACAAATACCGCCCCAAAAACTTAAACGGATTCCCCTCCGTCCAAGCAAAGTAAATATGCGGCTGCATCCCAGTCTCATCCCGCAACTGCAACAAAACCGCAGCAATAGCATTAGCAATAGACGGACTCTTCATCCGCAAAATCCGATACCCAGCCCGCTTCTCCCCATGCACCCGCAACGTAGTCTCAAAATCCGAAGCATCCGAAATAGTAACCTCAAGAAAGAACAACGCACTATCCCGAGGAATATGATTGTCCTCCCGGGCTTCGAGCTCCTTCTCCCGATACTCAGCCTCATCCCGGGCATCCGGCTCGTTGGCAATAATCCGAACCGCCCCAGACCGAACCGCCTTGTCCACAATCCGCCGCGCAGCCGCATCGAACTCAACCTTCTCGACCCGCAACTCCAACGACCGAGTAGCCCGCGAGATCAACGAGGTCAAGACAATCGCCCCAATAAAGAACCCAGCGATCTTGACCCCTTCAGGACGCTCCACAATATTGGCAACCGTCGTGTACAAAAACACCACAGTAATAGCCAGATAACCCCAAAACGCCCGCTGCTTAAGCCGCCGAGCAGACAACGTAACCGCCACCGAGGCGGAGGAAATCAACACCAGCACCCCG
Encoded here:
- a CDS encoding aspartate aminotransferase family protein — encoded protein: MDGTTLILTAAERTKAAELLARFTDSYENSLTSRPIAPDADRETLTKLLAEPFPEEGLGVEAFFADVVDRIVPYTTTIAHPRFLAYVQGPPNGISPYAEAIAAVLNQNCNLWQISPAANVIERSVMDWLTSLFALGPSSGGLLTNGGSGATKDAITAAIADRRPDFRERGLQETHAPLVLYTSDEAHRSVAKAAALLGIGLANVRIIPTDDRFQLRVDLLTQAIADDRAAGKEPFCVVATAGTVTTGSIDPIDPIADLCAKEDLWLHVDGAYGALFVLADSTREALAPLSRADSITLDPHKLLFAPLEAGALLVKDMAKLRAAFAFSSTSSYLTAIDDAHLLDYMDHGPQLSRSFKALKVWAALRTFGVGAFRTVTERCLSLATRLGAHIAAAPGLDLMNPVTLTAVCIRMPGRNAEAHAELLTRLHEEGTAMLGPARIRGQACIRACITNHRTTESDIDLLASRLTALAAL